The Pocillopora verrucosa isolate sample1 chromosome 9, ASM3666991v2, whole genome shotgun sequence genome includes the window CACTTTCCATCCATTAAGGTTCATTAACTGAACAACAAAATTATGACCACCATAAATCAACAAGAGCCAGTATTTTGGAGTAAACCTCTTAGAGTGGAGAGGAAGTTCATGGGAAGGGGGATAGGAAAAGTCTTcctcattcatttttttttttgatcaccCATCAATCCAATTATCTTGTTTTTAGATTCGGTACATCAAGTATGTTGCACCTCATGGTGCTTTGTACATGTACTTGCCctttcaaaaactaaaataacaaCACTTACTTCCCAAAACTCTCCATCATCATACAATGCTTCATCCCTTAAAGGATCAAAAAATGGCTGCTTGACAATGACACctgtaaaaaaattaccaagtaaattcttgtttaaaatttcaCATGATAAGAGAGTCAGAGAGAGGTACATCAGCCTTAAGATTAATAGGCTTTCTGCATTGTGAAAAATGTCAAACAAGGTATGAATGTGGGAGCAATCCATATGCATGACattactaattttttaaaatttctcctGATGCTGAATATTCTGTCTGAATATGCTTGACATGGCTCCATGAGACTGATATATATACCACAAGAGAGAAATTTTTATCCTGCTGCTATTGCACACAAGATAGTATCTTTCAACAAGTGAGgattatttctctcttttcttcttaGCTTGACAATGTATTGTATATAGTGAAGCTGGTTATATATACTGCTATCTACTGGTATCATAGCTTAAGGGCAACAACTAACCTGTTAGGAGTCCACCAGCTATTGCTAGAGCTAATGTAACAGCTAGTGCAGCAAACTGAAATGCTGCTTGTTTCCCTGAACTCCACCCTAGTCCATCCACAGCATCTGGGTCAAATTTCACCAACTCAAAGTACTGGGTACTATTGAAAATGGGAGCCCTTGCAGGAAATACTGTATAGAGACTGAAAATAGGCAAAACATTAAGTATGATGAAGATTGTTAGACCTGAAAAATATGAAGTAGGAACTGCAAGAGGCCAAAAAAACCTTCACTATTCTACAGATTTAGTATGAACTACTGAACTGTGGAATTAGCaactttatgaaaaattcaacttAACTTGCCTCATCCTCATAATATCAATggtcaaaatattttaactttggTATTCAACAGCGGTTTTACTTGTGAAGAAACCATCAAGAAACATGCAATATTGCACATGTTTCCATTGTGTATTTTCATACATATGAcaattcatttttatctttcttagtttcttattttcttttgtcataCACTCAATTCACAAATTCATGTATCTTGTACAGCTGTGCTTAAATCCCTCATGGCACTGTTAGAATGAATGcacaaacaaatatttctaacAGAATAATGAGTTGTTGAAACTCTCATCAATTTTGAAGGACTGGGTGCATAAAAAATACCTCTTGATGATATTTGTTTGGTCAAATCTGTACCTTGTTTTGTACTGTTTATATCCAGCAATACTAGAAGAGATGGTTCCTGCTACAGCTCCCAAGATCCCTGGTAATCCATGCAAGCTGTTAACTCCACAAGTGTCATGAACTTTAAGCCTTCTTATGAGCCAgggctgaaaaacaaaatgtagaAAAATGGATGCAAAAGTGTAAATTTGACCAGTATCAAGATgcaataaaagaagaaattaattcatttgTAAACTTATGTATTTGGAAACAGATCACATATCAAAGactaaataataaaattgtcTCCTTAATACCTGAGTGTATTTGAAGCTGGAGGTACTTAAAGCCCCGCTTACAAACCCTATCAGCACTGCACCCCATGGCTGAATTATCATGGGTGCAATTGTACCCACAGCCACACCCCCTGTCAGGCTTGCATTCTGGAGATGAACCTGTAAATACATGGAAGAGATGATAAAAAGCCATTACCAAAAGATCTACTTTCAAAACTAAGCTTGGGACTGAGCCTATAATTTCCCTTGACAGACAACTaaaattttccttctcagcAATTTCTAAGAATTTGTTGCAAGTTATGTCCACACAATATGACCAGCTGATGAACTCTGTCTGACAAAGCAATTAAGATGTAAGAGGAAATTAGATCTTAATCACTCACATGAGTCAAAGAATAAACTAAGATCCTTGTTCTCTAATTCCTAAACCCAAAGGTCCCTTTTCTAATCAGTGAGCAAACAACTTGCTTGGTTCACAAATCACAGAATCCATCCAAAAGATGTTCAAATATTCCAATGCAGTGTGACAAGCCATCTCAAGAGACTTTTCTTGGAGTCTCACTAATCCACTTTGGATAGCAATGCCATCAATGAGAGGGAATCACAATCTTGTATGTACatagtttttattcaaaattaaaaagaaactagTGTCCACAAGCTTCTGTCCTGGGAAACAACAAACATTGTAATTCTGATAAAGGTCACAGTGAAATCAAGAATTCAGATTTCCAATGAACATAGATTCAGTAGGGTAAACATTTTGAATGAATAATACCAGGTACCAAATGAATTTAGATATTGGAACCATTATTTCcaatgaatcatttttttcatcaaatataATAAACACAGTTGACAAacataaggaaatgtataataCTCACCATACTTAGTTTTGATCCCTTTGTCATTAGGGCTGAGAATGCACAGGAAGTAACACAGCTGGTTATGATGGCATAGTATGTATTAACAATGGCTCGTTGCCTTGCGACCCCTTCCACTAGCACAGAATTAAAGCTTGGCCAGCAAACCCATAGGACTATTGttcctaaaataaaaattaaaagttacaCCAAACTAATTCCACACTTTCCtccatacaataaaaaaaaagagtgaagcGTCTAAATTAAAATGGATCCACAATTAGAtcttataaaaaatataattcatgTTTCTCTCAACCTTTCCAGTACAGGTCCCAAAATCCAAACACTCTCATGAATATACCTCTAGCTTGAAAAGTATAAAACTATTTGGGAAAGTCATTGGTTAAGTCATCAATAAGAGGAATGTTCCAGTAATACCCAGTGCTGATTTTCTCAAAATATCCTAACTCAGTACAGCAGGATAACCATTTCACTCGCAAAATCTCgctggtaattctccttaatatctacaatacaattcttatgttattagtttggagaatttgatatgGGATCAATAATAATCCTCACTCTCATCACTTCTTGGCTTGATATtgttgtattgaaattgtaaggagaaattctgtcatggtcacttatgggagtacAAGGGCTAAGATTTAATACATCTGTCCAATGCTGTAAGTTTGTATCATGATGTATCTCCCAAGATTTTTTCACTTACCCACTGTGGCAAAAAGATCAGATGTATATCTGGAGGTCTCTTTCTCATGAGCCACAATTTTGCTTTTATATAATATGCGTGACACAGCAAGACCATAGAAGGCACCAAATGTGTGAACATACATTGAACTACCAGCATCCACTGCATGGAAAATCTTGGTGCCTATTGCTCTATTGGCAGAGTAGAGTATCACttcaataaatgaaataattagcAGCTGGTGATGACTTGTTTTTCCAAGTAATGCTCCAAAGGTGATTGTCACAGCCACTGCAGCAAGGTCACCCTTGATCATGCTAAACaatgaaaaccgaaaaaaaacaaaacaaaacaaaggaaaaaaaagaaagtggtataaaacaaaatgaagtcCTAATATTGAATAACTTCAGCAGTCAAGTGCACAAGTGTCTAAAAGATAAGAATTATGAAAACTGTCCAATGTCCACATCCATTAAAATATAACACATCACAGAAAACTGGTGTATAGTACCTAGTAATTTACTTCTTGCTGGGTATAAGTAATTCATTGACAAGAGAAAACTGGCTTGAGATGACAAATAGACCCAAAGGGTTGGTTATTAAAACATGGTCTAAACATGGGTCACAGTTTTAGAAACCTTGATTATTTTGGTGATATTTCTGCTtgatttaaaattgttcaaagcATGGTTTGGATGAATAAGGGCAAAGAGATCAGCCCCTTCACCCAGGGGGAGTGACCAAAAAAgagtttctcctcacaatattgatACATTTTTACACAGAAAGGTAatgagaagaaataaaaatgttaaccAAGGGTTGTCATCTCatttaacacaaaattctcagagctaaatTTGTGAGAAGTATGGCAGACAATGTAGAGAATTGACATTCAGATCTTCAGATCAAAAGGAtcaataattaattaatcaacaattaatttttatcaccaAAAACCTGCTTATTACCTTTCTAATCCAATTTGAATTTTGCTGTTCTTCATGTCTAAAAATCCTTGCATCATTGTAGACCACTCAATAACCAAAGCAGATATAAGAAAATTATATCCCAGGGAACTAAATCCATATTTCTTCAGAAATGTCATGAGAAGTCCAAACCCAATGAAAACCATGAAATGTAGTCCTTCAAACACTAAATAAGATATAAAAATCAGGACTTAATACATTCAGAAAATCTATCAAGAAAGATAATTGGAGGCAACACTCCAACACTGTAGATTTTCACTTCTtaataagagttttttttaacagaaaaaaaatagaaaaaggaaactaGAAAAAAATCGGAGAATGGACATTCAACGTTATGCTAATCACCATacaactttttaattaaaattacacAAAGTACTGGTGTAAGAAGAAAAGAATAGAACACtacttaaaataaatatttaaaaataacatttatctttaaaggaaaaatcatAGATTATAAATGTGCCACATCATAGCCTGTAATTTTCTCCTGATGGCTCTTAATAttggagagagaaaaatttgttaaagggtgacgaaaaaaatcaaaataaaaattaacacatAATATAAACGTACCAGAATATTTCGCATCAATTGTGCCGCCCTTCGAGTTTTTTGCTGCAACAGTCTCTGGAAGAAGATCATCACTATAGCCAACGAAGACTACAAATAAGATTATCAACAATCCTTGAAGGAGAAGCAGTACACCTGCAAATTTTCCGTGACCCCCTGAGCTTTGATCTGACATATTTTTCtaacaaaattataattatttaaacaattcTCTATCGCGGTTTGCCGCTAATTTCAACAACAGCCGGTCTATACCGCCCGCTATTGGAAAGTCAGTGGAAGCACGCAACGGAAACGGTTACGTCATGTACGTTTCACTATAATATACCAACTAATCGTCAGCCTACTGTCGCGTGTCGAGCCTCTGACTGTGTCTATCTCGAATATTTTAGGCTAAACCTTAGGTGAGAATTAAACGAATACGAACGCTAAGCGATGGGGTTGGATAAAGCTTCCGTGCTCCGCGTTCGTTCCACACTCCCCtccaataaaaacacaaaaacagaaaaggCTGTCCACTTAGAACTTGATGATAGGAcaacttacccctttatctcGCAGACATGTCGACTTGCGAAAAAAACAACTCACCGACACCTAAGGTCAACTTGCCTACGGCATTCTCTGATAAACTCGCCCAGATCTAAGTAAGACTGCAAATGCTGAAAAAGGCCCTCGGGAAGGCCTCCTTATCTCTAAGGCTTTCCATTTGGAGAAGGGGGCGCCTGTTAGAGAGTGGGGCCCATAAGAAAAGGGATAAATGATAAACTGAGAGCCGAACTGCGAGTCATTCTTTTTCTGAATTGTTGGTAAGAATTTATAAATAGTACGCAGAACACGCAATTCcttgaacaaaaataaaatcaaattctttACACGCTTGTTTGTATCTGGTTTACTTTGCTATGAATTTGGGAGTCTTAAaatgaaacattgaaaagtCTAAGCAATTGCACCTTTTTCCCCTCTTACATTTGTCCACGAGTACACAAGCAGCCCTTCCTCTCTTATCTCCTCTCACACCTCCATGGGCGTTTTTTCGTCTCGTCACTTATCAACTGATTCTCTTCCGTGACGAGATAAAACGCCAACTTAGGTAATCATTTCCCTGCTAGAATCTGTGgttgtcataatttatttggAGCCCCGCCGAAAGGCAGGGAGGTAAAAAATTGGTCTATAGACTCATTCAGTTGTTCTCCTCCACGGAAATCTTTAGTAAAAGGCGAAAGATTTATGCGTGCTGAAGGAAAACCAGAGTATTAAAGACAGTATACCGGAGGAAATCAAATTAACAGAATGAGCCATGCCATGTGGGGCAATTATCAGTCTTTCATTTACGCATGCGCATGATCATAAGGCAATTGGTGAAGGTAAAATGTCCGTTCAAAGGGCGATTCCGCTAGATTCTTTTGACTGATTGCGAGATCAGTTGCGTCAGTTATCATAGAGATCAATTTGAATGGATTCTAAAGCATACTACTCCTTTAATTAAGCGCCTCCCTCTGAAAAGCACCGCGTTCGAAGACAAAAGTATTGACAACTGTAGGTGCCCATTATAATCATGGCTCCAGATAAGTGCAACATCTAAATATGCGGCCTCTATAAGG containing:
- the LOC131779908 gene encoding ammonium transporter Rh type A, with translation MSDQSSGGHGKFAGVLLLLQGLLIILFVVFVGYSDDLLPETVAAKNSKGGTIDAKYSVFEGLHFMVFIGFGLLMTFLKKYGFSSLGYNFLISALVIEWSTMMQGFLDMKNSKIQIGLESMIKGDLAAVAVTITFGALLGKTSHHQLLIISFIEVILYSANRAIGTKIFHAVDAGSSMYVHTFGAFYGLAVSRILYKSKIVAHEKETSRYTSDLFATVGTIVLWVCWPSFNSVLVEGVARQRAIVNTYYAIITSCVTSCAFSALMTKGSKLSMVHLQNASLTGGVAVGTIAPMIIQPWGAVLIGFVSGALSTSSFKYTQPWLIRRLKVHDTCGVNSLHGLPGILGAVAGTISSSIAGYKQYKTSLYTVFPARAPIFNSTQYFELVKFDPDAVDGLGWSSGKQAAFQFAALAVTLALAIAGGLLTGVIVKQPFFDPLRDEALYDDGEFWEVPADFRPLSGTVYPPRENGAVQAEQAESLVQQEENESEEQADGQV